The Allofrancisella frigidaquae genome has a segment encoding these proteins:
- the rplS gene encoding 50S ribosomal protein L19: MKNKFVELVEKSQIRTDLPEINPGDSVTVNLWIKEGDKQRIQAFKGFVLKKRNRGLHSAFTVRKMSSGMGVERTFQTHSPLIDSIVVEKKADVRRAKLYYMRNLTGKAARIKEKV; encoded by the coding sequence ATGAAAAATAAATTTGTTGAGCTAGTAGAAAAATCGCAAATAAGAACGGACCTTCCTGAGATCAATCCTGGAGATTCAGTAACAGTTAATCTATGGATTAAAGAAGGTGATAAGCAAAGAATTCAAGCATTTAAAGGTTTTGTTTTAAAAAAGAGAAACAGAGGTCTTCATTCAGCTTTTACAGTAAGAAAAATGTCTTCAGGTATGGGTGTTGAGAGAACGTTCCAAACGCATTCTCCTCTTATAGATAGCATAGTAGTTGAGAAGAAAGCTGATGTACGTAGAGCTAAACTATACTACATGAGAAACCTCACTGGTAAAGCTGCTAGAATTAAGGAAAAAGTATAA